GGCCTCGGATGATTAAGAGCGAGGACACGGCCTTGGTCGGCTACGTCACTTTTGGTCCTGCCGAGGGATATGCAGAAGCCGATGTCGCCGATCGCGTCACCGAGGCCATCAGCGGCATCAGCGAGCCGGGCGTCCGCCTCAAACTCGCGGGCAACTTCGAGAACCAGGCCCGCGCCGCCAGGACGCTCATGATCGTTCTCCCGGTCTCCCTTGTCCTGATCTTCATCATCCTGCACCTCCAGTTCAGAAAAATCACGACCTCCGCGCTGATCTTCACGGGGATCGCTGTCGCCTGGGCGGGCGGGTTCCTGCTGATCTGGCTATACGGGCAGCCCTGGTTCCTCGATGTCGAGGTCTTCGGCACCAACCTCCGCGAGGTCTTCCAAGTCCGCCCGATCGCGCTGAGCATCGCCGTTTGGGTCGGCTTCCTCGCACTCTTCGGCATCGCCACCGACGACGGCGTCGTCATGGCGACCTACCTCAAGCAAAAGTTTGAGCAGGATAAGCCCGCGACCGTTGAAGAGATCCGCCAAGCAACACTCGAAGCTGGCATGCGCCGCGTGCGTCCGTGCCTGATGACGACCGCGACAACGATCCTCGCTCTACTGCCGGTCCTCACCGCAACAGGCCGCGGGGCCGACATCATGCTCCCCATGGCCCTGCCCAGCATCGGGGGGATGCTTATCGAGGTCGTCACGATGTTCCTGGTCCCGGTGCTGTACTGCACGCGCGAGGAATGGGTGCGTCCGCGCGGTGCATCCAACACGGTCAAGTCTGAAAGCAAGTCCTAGCAGCGGTAGCAGCCATGAGGTCTATCAAGACAACCCTACTGCTCGCCGTCAACCTACCACTCATGGTTGGTTTCGCGGGGCTGCTGACGCTGGATTACCAACGCGAAGTCCACGACGGGCTGTCCACTAAGCAGACCGCATTGGCGGAGGAGGCGAAAATCCTGCTGCCCGCGGTCCTGGCCTTGGAACACCATGGGGGCCAGGAGGTCCAGCGGCTGGTCGATGACGCATGCCGACGCATGAGCGAGGAAGAATCTCCCGGCCACCATATTGCAATACGACTCGGCGACCGGGTCTACCAGGCCCACTCCCATGGGCGGGGTTCGGAAGCGATGGTCGCAGCGATGGACCGTGCCGCAGACTCCGAAAGCCATACCAGCCAGATGGGAGAGCGCAGCATCGTGGTAGGTATGGAAAACGAGCAAGACGCAACCGTCTATGTCTCAGAGTTCACCGACGTGATCATGCGGGAGGCGAGACAGCGGCTCGTCAAGCGGTTCTTGAGTATCTCTGCGATCGGCGTACTGATCGCGGTGCTGATCAACTACTTTCTGGTACGGCTAGTAACCCGCCCCGCAGCTTCTCTCTCCCAAACGGTACATCGGATTGCCGGGGGTGAAGTCGGTCTAACGGCGGAGCAATACGGAACTCGTGAGTTCAGTGCGGTATCGAGTGAGTTATCTGCAATGAGTACCGCACTCGCGAAAGCCGACCGGCAACGTCAGGCCCAGTTGGCACTGGCACGCAGGATTCAGCAGAAACTGCTTCCGGATATCTCTTCGCTTGACCTCATCGATGTTAACTATGTTCATCGCCAAGCCGAGGAGGTCGGTGGCGACTTCTTCGACATCCTTCCGATGGGTGAGGGCCGATTCCTCATGTGCCTGGCGGATACGACTGGGCACGGCATCCCCGCCGCGATGAGCGCGGCGATGCTGAAAGTGCTGATCCAGACCGCAGCCAAGAGCGGGGAAACGCCCGAGAGGATGCTGACGCGCATCAACCGCGGCTTCTATGAGGTCACGCCCGACGAGGTCTTTGCCACTATGGCTCTCTGTGTGATTGATACCAGTCGGCAAGGTCTCTTCTATACCAGTGCTGGACACGAATCCAGCTATCTGTTGAAGCCAGACGGCGGCATGACCGTTCTCGAATCGACAGGCATACTGCTTGGAGTCGATCAATCAGCGAACTGGTCAGTCAGTCGGTATCCGTTTGCTCCGGGTGATCAACTCATGCTTGTTACGGATGGTGTAACCGAGGCGATGAGCCGGGAGGGTTCCCTGTATGGGCGGGAGGCCTTGCGGCAAACGGCACTTCGTTCTTGCGGCATCACCGGCTCGGGGCTCGTCAATGCCATCATGGCCGACGTGCAAACCCATCTGGATGGCGAGGTGCTCACCGACGACCTCACCCTGGTCGTGGTTGGGATCAAGCCGAGTAAACAAGCAACAGCAGAACGGGCCCCCTCACATCGTCCAACGGAGCAGCCCCATGGCCACTGACCCGGTCTGCGGTATGACGGTAGACCCACAGAAGAGCGCGTACCCCCTTCAACACGCGGGCACGACCTATCACTTCTGTAGTGCAAGCTGTCACGGGCGTTTCCTGGACGACCCAGGTCGCTATATCAATGCTGATCCCGCTTCAATGCCCGAGCCCCCGCCATCGCCCGGTACGCAATACACCTGCCCGATGCACCCCGAGATTGTCCGGGAAGGCCCAGGCGATTGCCCGATCTGCGGCATGGCGCTCGAGCCCATGACCTTCTCCGCGTCGGACGAGCCGGACGACACCGAACTGCGGAGCATGACGCGGCGGTTCTGGTGGTGCGCCGTGCTGACGCTCCCGGTCCTGGTGGTCGCGATGGGCCGACATCTCCCCGGCTCTCCACTGGACGGGTTGAGTCACGGGGGCTTGGACTGGATCGAGTTGCTCTTCTCGACCCCGGTCGTGCTTTGGGGTGGCTGGCCGTTCTTCACCAAGGGATACCGTTCCATCCTCACCGTGAAGCTCAACATGTTTACGCTGATCTCGATCGGGGTCGCCGCCGCATGTGGGTACAGCGTGGTCGCGGTACTCTTCCCTGGCCTATTCCCCGACTCGTTCCGAGGGGATTCGGGCAGTGTTGGCGTCTACTTCGAGGCCGCCGCGGTGATCGTGACGCTCGTCCTGCTCGGGCAGGTCCTGGAACTCCGCGCCCGCCGGGCAACGAGCGGCGCGATCCGGGCCCTTCTGGACCTGGCGGCGAATACCGCAACGCGGGTCGGCGCGGACGGGAGCGTAGAAGTGGTCTCCCTCGACGCCGTCCAGATCGGTGACATTCTCCGCGTCCGCCCCGGTGAAAAGGTGCCCGTGGATGGGACTG
The sequence above is a segment of the Phycisphaeraceae bacterium D3-23 genome. Coding sequences within it:
- a CDS encoding SpoIIE family protein phosphatase, with the protein product MVGFAGLLTLDYQREVHDGLSTKQTALAEEAKILLPAVLALEHHGGQEVQRLVDDACRRMSEEESPGHHIAIRLGDRVYQAHSHGRGSEAMVAAMDRAADSESHTSQMGERSIVVGMENEQDATVYVSEFTDVIMREARQRLVKRFLSISAIGVLIAVLINYFLVRLVTRPAASLSQTVHRIAGGEVGLTAEQYGTREFSAVSSELSAMSTALAKADRQRQAQLALARRIQQKLLPDISSLDLIDVNYVHRQAEEVGGDFFDILPMGEGRFLMCLADTTGHGIPAAMSAAMLKVLIQTAAKSGETPERMLTRINRGFYEVTPDEVFATMALCVIDTSRQGLFYTSAGHESSYLLKPDGGMTVLESTGILLGVDQSANWSVSRYPFAPGDQLMLVTDGVTEAMSREGSLYGREALRQTALRSCGITGSGLVNAIMADVQTHLDGEVLTDDLTLVVVGIKPSKQATAERAPSHRPTEQPHGH